A stretch of DNA from ANME-2 cluster archaeon:
ATCACATCGACCGATGATGTTTAAGAGGAGATATTCACCAACTGTCAACCCTTCAATTTTCTTTTTGTCGGTGTGTTTGTTTACGGTTTCAATGAAGTTTAGTTCATCTGATATGGAAAGCAAGGCAGCTGTTTTACCATATTGAAATGATTTTAATTTGATGTGAGGTAATTCTGCTGCTTTTTCTTTCAGTTCTACAATCTTTTCTGCGGTTCCAAGGTATTTTTGCCAGACTTGTTTGGGTTTGCCATCAACTCGGGCCATTTCCACAGCATACCAATAGGTATGACCTTTGATGTTCTTTTTCTTTAGTGATACCATATGAATATATTAGGTCATACACATATAAATAGATATCTATAACTATCGATAGCAATAACGTTATTATTGTGATATAAAAAGTTAGGCCATACGCTTATAAAATTGCAGCATAGTCGCATGCTAACGATTTTCAATGAAAATTAGGCATCAATTCGTGTATCTTTGAAAGTCAAGTATGAATGTGTTTCGGGATATCAAGATTTAAGGAGAAAATTATACTTTATATACCACAAAATAAAAATATGACAAAAAAACGTATGAATTTCATTGTTTCCCCTTCCCTTTATTTCCATTTTCATTCACTGAATTATCAATCAATGTTATCTGCGCTTCGCCCAAAAATGCTGC
This window harbors:
- a CDS encoding IS1634 family transposase — encoded protein: MVSLKKKNIKGHTYWYAVEMARVDGKPKQVWQKYLGTAEKIVELKEKAAELPHIKLKSFQYGKTAALLSISDELNFIETVNKHTDKKKIEGLTVGEYLLLNIIGRCDGALSENSMQKWFDTSSLDILWKFPHKLTCQNFLN